A DNA window from Thermosynechococcaceae cyanobacterium Okahandja contains the following coding sequences:
- the secD gene encoding protein translocase subunit SecD translates to MGKYRGWLIAILILLMAATWVIVRTPARLGLDLRGGAQLTLQVQTTDKVPQITPQVLTAVQSVVQRRIDGLGVAEAVVQTAGDDKLLVQLPGVTDPEQAERILKGTAQLLFAAQKPGTEAQLQIERQIQSQLLLEQSQLLLEQAQNANNPEALAEIEAKLAKNRESLAKSQQAIANLFAPSDLTGAMLQEAFASPVAPGSPNWNVIVRFDAQGAELFAQLTKEIAGTGRSIGIFLDDRLISAPTVDVQYAETGIIGGNAEISGGFTAQTANDLAIQLQGGALPVPLEVVENRTVGASLGQDSIRDSLYAGLAGLVLVLLFMVAYYRLPGFIADIALVLYAMFTYAAFLLFGVTLTLPGIAGFILSIGMAVDANVLIFERTREELRAGKTLYRSVESGFDRAFASILDSNVTTLIACGALFALGTGFVRGFAVTLAIGIGVSMFTALTCSRSFLFYAISIPSLRKPNWFCPKLETLK, encoded by the coding sequence ATGGGCAAGTATCGCGGCTGGTTAATTGCCATTTTGATTTTGCTGATGGCCGCTACATGGGTGATTGTGCGCACCCCGGCGCGTTTGGGGTTGGATTTGCGCGGTGGCGCCCAACTCACGCTGCAGGTGCAAACCACGGATAAAGTGCCCCAAATTACACCTCAAGTTCTGACGGCGGTACAAAGCGTTGTCCAACGGCGAATTGATGGGTTGGGGGTGGCTGAAGCGGTGGTACAAACTGCCGGCGACGATAAGCTACTGGTGCAGTTGCCCGGGGTCACGGATCCAGAGCAAGCGGAGCGCATCCTTAAAGGAACGGCTCAATTGCTATTTGCCGCCCAAAAGCCGGGTACGGAGGCACAACTGCAAATTGAACGGCAAATTCAGTCGCAACTCTTGCTTGAGCAATCGCAACTGTTGCTGGAGCAGGCACAAAATGCCAACAATCCTGAGGCACTCGCTGAAATCGAGGCTAAGCTGGCTAAAAATCGGGAGTCCCTTGCAAAAAGTCAGCAGGCGATCGCCAACCTGTTTGCGCCCTCGGACTTAACCGGTGCCATGCTCCAGGAAGCCTTTGCCAGTCCGGTGGCACCCGGCTCCCCCAACTGGAATGTTATTGTTCGCTTCGATGCCCAAGGGGCAGAGCTATTTGCCCAGTTGACAAAGGAAATCGCGGGTACGGGTCGCAGTATTGGCATTTTTCTTGATGACCGCCTGATCAGTGCCCCCACCGTTGATGTTCAGTACGCTGAAACGGGTATTATTGGCGGCAACGCTGAAATTTCCGGTGGCTTTACCGCTCAAACTGCCAATGATCTGGCCATTCAGCTTCAGGGGGGTGCCCTGCCTGTCCCCCTAGAGGTGGTGGAAAATCGTACCGTGGGGGCGTCCCTCGGGCAAGACAGTATCCGTGATAGCCTTTACGCTGGCTTGGCGGGGCTGGTGCTGGTGCTGCTATTTATGGTGGCCTACTACCGCTTACCCGGATTTATTGCCGATATTGCCTTGGTACTCTACGCTATGTTTACCTATGCGGCATTTCTGCTGTTTGGCGTAACCCTCACGTTGCCGGGCATTGCGGGCTTTATCCTGAGTATTGGTATGGCGGTGGATGCCAACGTGCTGATTTTTGAGCGCACCCGCGAGGAACTGCGAGCCGGTAAAACTCTCTATCGCTCGGTGGAGTCTGGCTTTGACCGAGCCTTCGCCAGTATTTTAGACAGCAATGTGACAACCCTCATTGCCTGTGGCGCGCTCTTTGCCCTTGGTACGGGCTTTGTGCGCGGGTTTGCCGTCACCCTGGCCATTGGCATTGGCGTGAGTATGTTCACGGCTCTCACCTGTAGCCGCAGCTTTTTGTTCTACGCCATTAGCATTCCCAGCTTGCGTAAACCCAATTGGTTTTGTCCCAAACTGGAGACCCTGAAATGA
- a CDS encoding rubredoxin, translated as MTAESPDDALLDRFECRACGYVYEPAKGDSSRGIAPGTAFADLPINWRCPVCSAPRKQFSNIGPVGSPSGFKENLNYGFGVNALTPGQKNLLIFGGLALALLFLLSFYNVR; from the coding sequence ATGACCGCCGAAAGCCCTGACGATGCCCTACTAGATCGGTTTGAATGTCGCGCCTGCGGCTACGTTTACGAACCTGCCAAAGGGGACAGCAGCCGCGGCATTGCCCCAGGTACCGCCTTTGCCGACTTGCCCATCAACTGGCGCTGCCCGGTGTGTAGCGCTCCTAGGAAGCAATTTAGCAATATTGGGCCGGTAGGCTCTCCCTCAGGGTTCAAAGAAAACTTAAACTATGGTTTTGGGGTCAATGCCCTCACCCCCGGCCAAAAAAACCTCCTCATCTTTGGTGGTCTTGCCCTTGCCCTTCTGTTTCTACTGAGTTTCTATAATGTCCGCTAA
- the sfsA gene encoding DNA/RNA nuclease SfsA, producing MDVTPQALWPYTYPPLQAGILRQRYKRFFAEIELMSGDRITAHCPNTGPMTGICEIGAPVQVSYHPDPKRKLAYTWEMIFVDGTWVGVNTGLPNRVVAAALQAGVLSELAGYPQQQREVRYGQEGSRIDFLLSGHPKRPPAYVEVKSTTWAHAGLALFPDTVTSRGQKHLRELQWLRQHQPQVRVCMLYFINRGDCDRFAPGDSADPTYGELLRDAIAAGVEVLPYRFGISPTEISFLGKAALAL from the coding sequence TTGGATGTAACCCCTCAGGCGCTCTGGCCGTACACTTACCCACCCCTGCAGGCGGGTATTTTGCGTCAGCGGTACAAGCGCTTCTTTGCCGAAATTGAACTGATGAGTGGCGATCGCATCACGGCTCACTGTCCGAATACAGGCCCAATGACCGGGATCTGCGAAATTGGCGCGCCGGTGCAGGTGTCCTATCACCCTGACCCCAAGCGCAAGCTGGCCTACACGTGGGAAATGATTTTTGTGGATGGGACGTGGGTGGGGGTCAACACCGGCCTGCCGAATCGAGTGGTGGCGGCGGCTCTGCAGGCGGGGGTGCTGTCGGAGTTAGCGGGCTACCCTCAGCAGCAGCGAGAAGTTCGTTACGGCCAAGAGGGCAGTCGCATTGATTTTTTGTTGAGTGGGCATCCAAAGCGCCCCCCTGCCTACGTGGAAGTTAAAAGTACCACTTGGGCGCACGCTGGGTTGGCCCTATTCCCAGATACGGTGACCAGCCGCGGCCAAAAACATTTACGGGAGTTGCAGTGGCTGCGCCAACACCAGCCGCAGGTGCGTGTGTGTATGCTGTACTTTATTAATCGTGGCGATTGCGATCGCTTTGCGCCCGGAGATAGTGCTGACCCCACCTACGGTGAACTGTTGCGGGACGCGATCGCCGCCGGGGTTGAAGTGCTCCCCTATCGTTTTGGCATCAGCCCCACGGAAATCTCCTTTTTGGGAAAGGCAGCACTCGCCCTTTAG
- a CDS encoding photosynthesis system II assembly factor Ycf48: protein MSAKPIKFYQQKIIPLIGSLVTMVVLWLAASTHALAIASLDYNPWEALQLPTTSTILDISFIDANHGWLVGADATLMETRDGGRTWEPRTLVLDNPAYRFNSISFKGNEGWIVGEPPIMLHTQDGGQSWSQIPLSPKLPGAPRLVTALGPGQAEMMTDVGAIYRSQDGGKNWQALVQEAIGVMRNLNRSASGEYVAVSSRGSFYSTWQPGQTAWEPHNRTSSRRVHNMGFTPEGKLWMIVNGGKIAFSDPNNPEDWGELLSPLRRNSVGFLDLAYRTPNEVWLAGGSGVLLCSRDGGQTWQQDVDMKQVPSNFYKILFFSPEQGFIIGQRGILLRYVSSLQ from the coding sequence ATGTCCGCTAAGCCCATTAAATTCTATCAGCAAAAAATAATTCCCTTGATTGGTAGCCTCGTTACCATGGTGGTGCTGTGGCTCGCCGCGAGTACCCATGCCCTTGCCATTGCCAGCCTTGACTACAACCCGTGGGAAGCGCTGCAACTGCCCACTACTTCCACCATTCTGGACATCAGCTTTATCGATGCCAACCATGGCTGGCTTGTGGGTGCCGATGCCACCCTGATGGAAACCCGCGACGGTGGCCGCACTTGGGAACCCCGCACCCTTGTGTTAGATAACCCGGCCTATCGCTTTAACAGCATTAGCTTTAAGGGTAACGAAGGGTGGATTGTGGGCGAGCCACCGATTATGCTGCACACCCAAGATGGCGGTCAATCTTGGAGTCAAATTCCCCTCAGCCCCAAACTGCCGGGAGCACCCCGCTTAGTGACGGCCCTCGGCCCGGGTCAAGCAGAAATGATGACCGATGTTGGTGCCATCTACCGCAGCCAAGATGGGGGTAAAAACTGGCAAGCCCTTGTACAGGAAGCCATTGGTGTGATGCGTAACCTCAACCGTTCCGCCAGCGGCGAGTACGTAGCGGTCTCCTCCCGTGGTAGCTTTTACTCAACTTGGCAGCCCGGCCAAACCGCATGGGAACCCCATAACCGCACCAGTTCGCGGCGGGTTCATAACATGGGCTTTACCCCCGAGGGCAAGTTATGGATGATTGTGAACGGCGGTAAAATTGCCTTTTCAGATCCTAACAATCCCGAAGACTGGGGCGAACTCCTCAGCCCTCTCCGGCGCAATAGTGTGGGGTTCTTGGATTTAGCTTACCGTACCCCCAACGAAGTGTGGTTGGCCGGCGGCAGTGGCGTGTTGCTGTGTAGTCGCGATGGCGGTCAGACATGGCAGCAAGACGTGGACATGAAACAGGTGCCCTCCAATTTTTACAAGATTCTGTTTTTTAGCCCAGAGCAGGGGTTCATTATTGGCCAGCGGGGCATTCTGCTGCGCTACGTCAGCAGCCTCCAGTAA
- a CDS encoding chlororespiratory reduction protein 7 — translation MSRGTMFSEDCYVVLESAAPTEVFLTAGELKAKLMAYLAMPELDLPYDLQPLADTESRAQHLMATGCELRLPDGGYVQWYAVRLEKPTAP, via the coding sequence ATGAGCCGAGGGACAATGTTTAGTGAAGACTGTTATGTTGTGCTGGAGTCCGCTGCGCCAACGGAGGTGTTTCTGACCGCTGGCGAGCTAAAGGCAAAGCTCATGGCTTATTTGGCAATGCCGGAGTTAGACCTGCCCTACGACCTACAGCCGTTAGCGGATACCGAAAGCCGCGCCCAACACCTGATGGCCACAGGCTGCGAGCTACGCTTACCGGATGGGGGCTATGTGCAATGGTATGCGGTGCGTCTAGAGAAGCCTACTGCCCCCTAG
- a CDS encoding circadian clock KaiB family protein yields the protein MIRPILYKGLALFTPGQDVVFCRDATKQGHWHQDLCHALQQLLDLQEPPLFLVPYYTAAVDYWFDEEQQRLRVAAEVYPLAWPHRPLLDALFALPDQKNLPWQLVEAPERVGDRQAIASYRTAFPQLWEHHDLVYDLREATPASSFIPRLNEPDRYVLRLYVASETNAVEQVLKHLHTLLSQCLTVPYTLKVVDVTKQPEFAEEDQVTATPTLVRVHPPPVRRLVGHLEDRDRVQRLLMP from the coding sequence GTGATCCGACCCATCCTCTATAAGGGGCTTGCCCTGTTTACCCCGGGTCAGGATGTGGTGTTCTGCCGTGATGCCACCAAGCAAGGGCATTGGCACCAAGACCTTTGCCATGCCCTGCAACAACTCCTAGATCTGCAGGAGCCGCCCCTATTCCTTGTACCCTATTACACCGCGGCGGTTGACTACTGGTTTGATGAGGAGCAGCAACGGCTACGGGTGGCGGCAGAGGTCTATCCCTTGGCATGGCCGCACCGCCCCCTACTCGATGCCCTCTTTGCCCTGCCGGATCAAAAAAATCTGCCGTGGCAACTGGTGGAGGCTCCAGAACGGGTGGGCGATCGCCAAGCCATTGCCTCCTATCGGACGGCCTTTCCGCAACTGTGGGAGCACCACGATCTCGTCTATGATTTGCGGGAGGCAACCCCCGCCAGTAGTTTTATCCCCCGCCTGAACGAGCCGGATCGCTACGTCCTGCGTCTCTACGTGGCCAGCGAAACCAATGCGGTGGAGCAGGTGCTGAAACATCTCCACACCCTCTTGAGCCAGTGTTTAACAGTTCCCTATACCCTAAAAGTAGTGGATGTTACAAAACAGCCGGAATTTGCCGAAGAGGATCAAGTGACGGCCACTCCCACCTTGGTGCGGGTGCATCCACCGCCCGTGCGGCGCTTGGTGGGGCACCTCGAGGATCGCGATCGGGTACAGCGCCTACTCATGCCCTAA
- a CDS encoding TMEM165/GDT1 family protein yields MLTAFTAGLTLITIAELGDKTFFIGMILATRHSKRWVFLGVWAALIVMTLLSIAVAKVFSLLPKAFTFYAAIGLFTFFGLKMLTQGWRMADSPCEDECEAAAETVEKAEASFSHWGKNPIWATVFEAFTLTFTAEWGDRTQIATITLATTHNPWGVALGAIAGHGICAAIAVLGGGLIAGKLSERTLTLGGGLLFLIFALVTAVQGVPA; encoded by the coding sequence ATGCTAACGGCATTTACGGCAGGACTCACCCTGATCACGATTGCTGAGTTAGGGGATAAGACGTTTTTTATTGGCATGATTTTGGCAACGCGGCACAGCAAGCGCTGGGTCTTTCTTGGGGTTTGGGCGGCGCTAATTGTTATGACCCTGCTTTCCATTGCTGTAGCCAAGGTGTTTAGTTTGCTCCCCAAGGCCTTTACGTTTTATGCGGCCATTGGCCTGTTCACGTTTTTTGGCCTCAAAATGCTGACCCAAGGGTGGCGGATGGCGGACAGCCCCTGCGAAGACGAGTGTGAAGCAGCAGCAGAAACGGTGGAAAAGGCGGAGGCCAGCTTTAGCCATTGGGGCAAGAATCCGATCTGGGCCACTGTTTTCGAGGCCTTTACTCTGACCTTTACCGCTGAGTGGGGCGATCGCACCCAAATTGCCACGATTACGCTTGCAACCACCCATAACCCGTGGGGTGTTGCCCTAGGCGCGATTGCTGGCCATGGTATTTGTGCGGCAATTGCCGTTCTGGGGGGTGGCTTAATTGCCGGTAAACTTTCGGAACGCACCCTCACCTTGGGGGGAGGCCTCCTGTTTTTGATTTTTGCCCTTGTCACAGCCGTGCAAGGCGTACCCGCATGA
- a CDS encoding alpha/beta fold hydrolase has product MLPVVILPGYLAAATDYYPLRDELRKRGYIAEVVPLKVRSWFPTLGGRSVTPILQALDATVQSLLAASGAPHVTLIGHSAGGWISRIYLGDRPYDGQVWAGQQRVHTLITLGTPHTSQERWTRRNLEFVNTTYPGAYYDHIRYVCLAGKAIYGTPRGSFANWFTYQSYKLTCGEGACWGDGVTPVTAAHLSGAENITYEGVLHAPRSRLRDRPEAPWYGSPDIVTAWQAYLGGSRLL; this is encoded by the coding sequence GTGTTACCTGTCGTTATTTTGCCCGGATATTTGGCCGCTGCCACAGATTACTACCCGCTGCGGGATGAGCTACGGAAACGCGGGTACATCGCGGAAGTGGTGCCCCTGAAGGTGCGTTCGTGGTTCCCCACGCTTGGGGGGCGCTCGGTGACACCGATTTTGCAGGCATTAGATGCCACGGTGCAATCTCTCTTAGCTGCTAGTGGCGCACCCCATGTCACGCTGATTGGCCACTCGGCGGGGGGCTGGATTAGTCGCATTTATCTGGGCGATCGCCCCTACGATGGCCAGGTCTGGGCCGGGCAGCAGCGAGTGCATACGCTCATTACCCTAGGTACGCCCCACACCAGTCAAGAGCGCTGGACACGCCGCAATTTGGAGTTTGTGAATACCACCTATCCGGGAGCCTACTACGACCATATTCGCTACGTTTGTTTAGCGGGTAAGGCCATTTATGGTACGCCCCGCGGCTCTTTTGCCAACTGGTTTACCTATCAAAGCTATAAACTCACCTGTGGTGAGGGGGCTTGCTGGGGAGATGGGGTCACACCGGTGACGGCGGCTCACTTGTCGGGGGCTGAAAACATTACCTACGAAGGGGTGCTGCACGCCCCCCGCAGTCGCCTGCGCGATCGCCCTGAAGCGCCATGGTACGGTTCACCTGACATTGTGACCGCTTGGCAAGCCTATCTAGGGGGCAGTAGGCTTCTCTAG
- a CDS encoding response regulator transcription factor, producing the protein MLSLETAADVSVPPVSAAIAHILVIEDEDLIRETLLLALQEEGFETIAAADGQEALSLINAHLLRPHTELTPTVNLIILDLMLPGISGLDLCRLIRREGCTVPILMISAKGSEIDRVVGLEIGADDYLSKPFGMRELVARCRALLRRVQSQPNASPPVLRFQDICLYPQECRVTLRGEDVNLSPKEYKLLELFMRQPRRVWPREQLLDQVWGHDFIGDSKTVDVHIRWLREKIETDPSQPEYILTVRGFGYRFG; encoded by the coding sequence ATGCTTTCCCTTGAGACTGCGGCGGATGTTTCTGTACCCCCTGTATCAGCGGCGATCGCGCATATTTTAGTCATTGAGGATGAAGACTTAATCCGAGAGACATTGCTGCTTGCGCTGCAGGAGGAGGGGTTTGAGACCATTGCGGCAGCGGATGGTCAAGAGGCGCTGAGCCTCATTAACGCCCATCTCCTGCGTCCCCATACCGAACTCACCCCAACCGTCAATTTAATTATTTTGGATCTGATGCTGCCCGGGATCAGTGGCTTAGATTTGTGCCGCTTAATTCGCCGCGAGGGCTGCACCGTACCGATTCTGATGATTAGTGCTAAAGGCAGTGAAATTGATCGGGTAGTGGGTCTAGAAATTGGCGCCGATGACTACCTCTCCAAACCCTTTGGGATGCGGGAGCTAGTGGCTCGCTGTCGCGCCCTGTTGCGGCGAGTTCAGTCCCAGCCCAATGCCTCACCGCCCGTGCTGCGGTTTCAAGATATCTGCCTGTATCCCCAAGAGTGCCGCGTGACCCTGCGGGGAGAAGACGTGAATTTATCCCCCAAAGAGTACAAGCTGTTGGAGCTATTCATGCGGCAGCCGCGCCGCGTATGGCCGCGGGAGCAGTTGTTAGATCAGGTGTGGGGGCACGACTTTATTGGGGATAGTAAAACCGTCGATGTGCATATTCGCTGGTTACGGGAAAAAATCGAAACAGATCCCAGTCAGCCTGAGTATATTCTCACGGTGCGGGGGTTTGGTTATCGCTTCGGTTGA
- a CDS encoding TldD/PmbA family protein, translating to MSEPNLDALFNQIDLPLDWLGLRYVEETVTTRSARDGHPETNQRVHQRGVMVEVLVEGQFGYAATPKLAPSAIHAAIHNAYQQAKAAAPWQLFRFTPAARGAAKGTYQSPQQQPFDRLSPAEVSDLLARLCQDLNVADTIVQTRAFVQTVETTSRWLASDGSAIEQQFYQVLTDMSATAQTAGVVQQRTDHGWLARCYQGGLEWFEPESLTERARRIGEQAVELLSAPECPEMTTTLVLAPDQMMLQIHESIGHPLELDRILGDERNYAGSSFIRLEDFGERQYGSPLLNVTFDPSVTGELASYAFDDIGATAERTYLIKAGRLLRGLGSLESQQRAGVAGVANARACSWNRPPIDRMANLNIEPGDASFDQIIGSIESGIYMEANRSWSIDDYRLKFQFGCEYAKLIEQGRLTRTVRNPNYRGTTPEFWHSLIAVGDATTMGMFGTPFCGKGEPNQAIRVGHASPVCAFANIQVFGGG from the coding sequence ATGAGTGAACCTAATTTAGACGCACTATTCAACCAAATCGATTTACCCCTAGATTGGCTGGGGCTGCGCTACGTGGAGGAAACCGTAACGACCCGCAGCGCCCGCGACGGCCATCCCGAAACCAACCAGCGGGTGCACCAGCGGGGTGTAATGGTGGAAGTTCTTGTGGAGGGTCAGTTTGGCTACGCCGCCACCCCCAAACTGGCTCCCTCGGCGATTCATGCCGCCATTCACAATGCTTACCAGCAAGCCAAGGCCGCTGCGCCTTGGCAACTCTTTAGGTTTACCCCCGCTGCCCGTGGCGCGGCGAAAGGAACCTATCAATCGCCCCAACAGCAACCGTTTGATCGCTTGTCACCGGCAGAGGTGAGCGATCTGTTAGCACGACTGTGTCAAGACCTGAATGTGGCCGACACGATTGTGCAAACCCGTGCCTTTGTCCAGACGGTGGAAACCACGAGCCGCTGGTTGGCCAGTGACGGCAGTGCCATTGAACAGCAGTTTTACCAAGTGCTCACCGATATGAGTGCCACCGCCCAAACGGCAGGAGTGGTGCAGCAGCGCACCGATCACGGTTGGCTGGCTCGCTGCTATCAGGGAGGGCTGGAGTGGTTTGAGCCGGAGAGCCTAACAGAGCGCGCCCGCCGTATTGGCGAACAGGCCGTGGAACTGTTGAGTGCCCCCGAGTGCCCCGAAATGACCACCACCCTCGTCTTGGCACCCGATCAAATGATGCTGCAGATCCACGAGAGTATTGGCCACCCGCTGGAGCTAGATCGGATTCTGGGGGATGAGCGCAATTACGCCGGCAGTAGCTTTATTCGACTCGAGGATTTTGGAGAGCGGCAGTACGGATCGCCCCTGCTCAATGTCACCTTTGACCCCAGTGTCACCGGTGAACTGGCTAGCTATGCCTTTGATGATATTGGCGCAACGGCAGAGCGCACGTACCTCATTAAAGCGGGGCGGTTACTGCGGGGGCTAGGTAGCCTTGAAAGCCAGCAGCGAGCCGGAGTCGCCGGAGTGGCTAACGCCCGCGCTTGCTCTTGGAATCGTCCCCCCATTGATCGCATGGCCAACCTCAATATTGAGCCGGGCGATGCTAGCTTTGACCAGATCATTGGCAGCATTGAGTCGGGCATCTATATGGAGGCGAACCGCTCTTGGTCGATTGATGACTACCGCCTTAAGTTTCAGTTTGGCTGTGAGTACGCCAAGCTCATCGAACAGGGTCGCCTTACCCGCACGGTGCGGAACCCCAACTATCGGGGCACGACTCCCGAGTTTTGGCACAGCCTAATTGCTGTGGGGGATGCCACCACCATGGGCATGTTTGGCACGCCCTTTTGTGGGAAAGGGGAACCCAACCAAGCCATTCGGGTCGGTCATGCCTCGCCCGTGTGTGCCTTTGCTAATATCCAAGTGTTTGGTGGCGGTTGA
- a CDS encoding alpha-ketoacid dehydrogenase subunit beta: protein MAETLMFNALRAAIDEEMERDPTVFVLGEDVGHYGGSYKVTKDLYKKYGDLRLLDTPIAENSFTGMAVGAAMTGLRPIVEGMNMGFLLLAFNQIANNAGMLRYTSGGNFKIPIVIRGPGGVGRQLGAEHSQRLEAYFQAVPGLKIVACSTPYNAKGLLKSAIRDPNPVLFFEHVLLYNLKEDLPEEEYLLPLNKAEVVRRGTEVTILTYSRMRHHVLQAVKTLEKEGYDPEVIDLISLKPLDFETIGASISKTHRVIIVEECMKTGGIGAELSASIMERYFDELDAPVVRLSSQDIPTPYNGTLENLTIVQPPQIVAAVQKLVRGQV from the coding sequence ATGGCCGAAACCTTGATGTTTAATGCCCTCCGTGCTGCCATTGATGAAGAAATGGAGCGTGACCCCACGGTATTTGTGCTGGGGGAAGATGTGGGACATTACGGCGGCTCCTACAAAGTCACCAAAGACCTCTACAAAAAGTACGGCGATCTACGCTTGCTAGATACCCCCATTGCCGAAAATAGCTTTACCGGTATGGCTGTTGGTGCGGCCATGACCGGACTGCGCCCGATTGTTGAGGGCATGAACATGGGCTTTTTGTTGCTGGCCTTTAACCAAATTGCCAATAATGCCGGGATGCTGCGCTATACCTCCGGCGGCAACTTCAAAATTCCGATTGTGATTCGCGGTCCAGGGGGTGTGGGTCGGCAACTGGGGGCGGAGCACTCCCAGCGTCTTGAAGCTTACTTTCAGGCGGTGCCGGGGCTAAAAATTGTGGCCTGCTCTACCCCCTACAATGCCAAAGGGCTGCTGAAATCTGCTATTCGGGATCCGAATCCGGTGCTCTTTTTTGAGCATGTGCTGCTCTACAACCTGAAAGAAGATCTGCCCGAGGAAGAGTATCTGCTCCCCCTCAATAAAGCGGAAGTGGTGCGTCGCGGCACGGAGGTGACCATTCTCACCTACTCACGGATGCGCCACCATGTGCTGCAAGCGGTGAAAACCCTTGAAAAAGAGGGCTACGACCCAGAAGTCATTGATCTGATTTCCCTTAAGCCCCTCGACTTTGAGACCATTGGTGCCTCAATTAGCAAAACCCATCGGGTGATCATTGTTGAGGAGTGTATGAAAACGGGTGGCATTGGGGCTGAACTATCGGCTTCGATTATGGAGCGCTATTTTGACGAGTTAGATGCACCGGTAGTCCGCCTCTCCTCCCAAGATATTCCAACTCCCTACAATGGGACGCTGGAGAACTTGACCATTGTGCAACCGCCGCAAATTGTTGCCGCTGTCCAGAAACTGGTGCGGGGTCAGGTTTAG
- a CDS encoding type IV pilus twitching motility protein PilT, translated as MTNPQTPPPRMPNTPPMPPPRPMPPQAPPPQGMPPRPMPPQAPPPQGMPPRPMPPQAPPLQGMPPRPMPPQAPPPQGMPPRPMPPQAPPPQGMPQQMVPTQPMHTPAARISGPTMEQLVREAFEHGYSDIHVGVGEAPRFRDRGKLEITNYPVTDEETFNYWLNELLTPQQIEQFRTHLEYDGAYQYEGMCRVRINIFVAMKGPAMVLRLIPVKILTLEQLNLPPVFKDLCHYHKGLILVTGPTGSGKSTTLAAMVDYINTEMPKHIISIEDPVEFVHHSRRAMIRQREVGIHTLKFDNALKASLREDPDIILIGEMRDRETVNTALKAAQTGHLVFGTLHTNSAVKTIERILNLYNPDEQGPMRMQVAESLVAVIAQALVRTTDGKRAAIHEIMINTDAIKDYILRGDVEQIEAIIPQCTYDGMCTMNQCLYELYEAGRIDEETAIENSPKPNEMAQILRGRV; from the coding sequence ATGACGAACCCCCAAACTCCACCGCCCCGTATGCCGAATACTCCACCGATGCCGCCACCGCGACCCATGCCGCCCCAAGCCCCACCGCCTCAGGGGATGCCACCGCGACCCATGCCGCCCCAAGCGCCACCACCTCAGGGGATGCCACCGCGACCCATGCCGCCCCAAGCGCCACCGCTTCAGGGGATGCCACCGCGACCCATGCCGCCCCAAGCGCCACCACCTCAGGGGATGCCACCGCGACCCATGCCGCCCCAAGCCCCACCACCTCAGGGGATGCCCCAGCAGATGGTGCCCACACAGCCGATGCACACTCCTGCGGCGCGGATTTCAGGGCCAACCATGGAGCAGTTGGTGCGGGAAGCCTTTGAACACGGTTACTCCGATATTCACGTCGGCGTTGGCGAAGCCCCACGCTTTCGCGATCGCGGCAAACTCGAAATTACCAACTACCCGGTCACCGATGAAGAAACCTTTAATTACTGGTTAAACGAACTGCTCACCCCCCAGCAAATAGAGCAGTTTCGCACCCATTTAGAGTACGACGGTGCCTACCAATACGAAGGCATGTGTCGGGTGCGGATTAACATTTTTGTGGCCATGAAAGGCCCGGCAATGGTATTGCGTCTCATTCCAGTCAAAATTCTCACCCTTGAGCAGTTGAACCTGCCACCGGTCTTTAAGGATCTGTGCCACTACCACAAAGGACTGATCCTCGTCACCGGCCCAACCGGCTCCGGTAAGTCAACAACCCTTGCGGCCATGGTGGACTATATCAATACTGAGATGCCCAAGCATATTATCTCCATTGAGGATCCGGTCGAATTTGTCCACCACAGTCGGCGGGCTATGATCCGGCAGCGGGAGGTGGGCATTCATACCCTCAAGTTTGATAATGCCCTCAAAGCCTCCCTGCGGGAAGACCCCGACATTATCCTGATTGGGGAGATGCGGGATCGGGAAACCGTGAATACCGCCCTCAAAGCCGCCCAAACAGGTCACTTAGTTTTTGGGACGCTGCACACCAACAGTGCCGTAAAAACCATTGAGCGGATTCTGAACCTCTATAACCCCGATGAACAAGGCCCGATGCGGATGCAGGTGGCAGAGTCACTGGTGGCTGTTATTGCCCAAGCCCTGGTGCGCACTACCGATGGCAAGCGGGCCGCCATTCATGAAATCATGATCAACACCGATGCCATCAAGGACTATATCTTGCGCGGTGATGTGGAGCAAATTGAGGCGATTATTCCTCAATGTACCTATGATGGGATGTGTACCATGAATCAGTGCCTCTATGAACTCTACGAGGCGGGGCGGATTGATGAGGAAACGGCGATTGAAAACTCGCCGAAGCCCAATGAAATGGCACAAATTCTGCGGGGACGGGTATAA